The region GATGGCGCTGTCGATTTCGGCCAGGGTGACGCGCTTGGGCGCCGTGACGCGCAAGCCGTTATCGTCGATCATGAAGCCGATGGAACGGCGCGTGGAGCGGCGCAGGGCAAATTCGACCAGGTGGCTGCCCAGCTGCAGCTGGCGCAATGGCGGGCCGTCGGCGGTGCGTGGCGGGGAAGGCAGGGCAGGGGGAGCGGGAACAGGAACAGCGATGGGCGAGACGGGCGCCACGGGCGGTGGCGCAAGGTGGACCGGCGCCACCACGGGCGGCGCTGGCGGTGCCGTGGGGCGCACCGCCAGGGGCGTGCTGGTCGAGACGTCGTGCGCGAACAGATCCAGTTGCTGGTCGCCGACCTTGATGGTCTTCATCTGCTGGCGCAGGGTCGGCTCCTGGATGACCGCGCTGATGCCGTCTAGCCAGCGTTGTAGGCGTGAGGCGAAATGACGCGCATTTCTGATTCTATCCAATTTTCCACCTGTTGCATCATGCTGTCCGGGGTGTGCCCTTCCGGCGAAATCGGTTTGCCTATCGAGACGGTGATCAATCCCGGGCGTTTGAGGAATGACTGCTTGGGCCAGCATTCGCCTGAATTATGCGCAATCGGCACCACCACGGCGCCCGTGGCAATGGCCAGGCGCGTGCCGCCGCTCTTGTACTTGCCCGTCTGGCCCACCGGGATGCGGGTGCCTTCGGGGAACATGATAATCCATTGGCCGTCCGCCAGGCGGCGCTTGCCATGCGCGACCACGCTCTTGAACGCATGCTTGCCCTGTTTGCGGTCGATCGGGATCATGCGCAGCAGCGCCATGGCCCAGCCGAAGAACGGGATGTACAGGATCTCCTTCTTGAACACATATACCAGCGGACGGGGCAGGCTGGGCAGCAGGAAGATGGTTTCCCAGGCCGACTGGTGCTTCGACAGCACGATGGCCGGCGCGTCGGGGAAGTTCTCGGCGCCTTTGACTTCGTAGCGGATGCCGCAAATGACCTTGGCACACCACAGGATAAACACATTCCAGCGCGAGGTGACCCAATAGCGCTTGTTGTAGCTCAATGGCGCGGCAAAAAAGCACACGCAGGCCCAGACGATGGTGGCCACGATCATGATGATCATGAACAGCAGGGATCGCAGGAACAGGGAAATATTACGCAATGCGGTTCTCCGAAGATTAGATACTGAATGCCACGGTGGGCGCCGGTACGACTGGCGCCTTGAGCAGGTGGCCGACCACGGCCGCCAGGTCGGGGAAGACCTGGGTGCCGGGTGGCAGGCCGCCCGTCTCGTTGGTTTTTTCGCCCTTGCCCGTCAATACCAGGTAGGGCGTGCAGCCGCTGATGAAACCGGCCTGCAGGTCGCGCAGCGAATCGCCAACGGTCGGCACGCCTTTCAGGCTGGTGTTGTAGCGCTGCGAAATTTCATGGAACATGCCTGGCTTGGGCTTGCGGCAGTCGCAATTGTCCGCACCCGCATGCGGGCAAAAGAAGATGGCGTCGATATCGGCGCCCACCTGCTGCGCCAGCGTGTGCATCTTCTGGTGGATCGCGTTCAAGACCGTCATGTCGAAGTACTCGCGCGCGATGCCCGACTGGTTCGAGGCGATCACCACGCGATAGCCTGCCTGGTTCAGGCGGGCGATCGCTTCGAGCGAGCCGGGAATCGGCAGCCATTCGGCCGGCGACTTGATGAAGTCCGGCGAGTCATGATTAATGACGCCGTCGCGGTCGAGAATAATCAGTTTCAGCGCCGGAATGCCCATTATGCCGCCAGCTTGGAAATGTCGGCCACGCGGTTCATCATGCCGTGCAGCGACGACAGCAATGCCAGGCGGTTGTTGCGCAGGGCGACATCCTCGGCCATCACCATGACGTCGTTGAAGAAGCCGTCGACGTCGTCGCGCAGCTGCGCCAGCGTTTGCAGGGTGCCCGCAAAATCGCCCTTGGCAAACGCCGCGTCGATTTCCGGCTGCACGCGCGAGACGGCGGCGGCGAGTTTTTTCTCCGCCTCGTCCTGCAGCAGCGCCACGTTGACGCCGCCGGCAGCCACCTGGCTTACGGCTTCCTCGTTCTTTTTCAGGATATTCGTGATGCGCTTGTTGGCGGCGGCCAGCGAGGCGCTTTCCGGCAGGGCGGCAAAGGCCTGCACTGCCTCCAGGCGCTGCACGATGTCGTCCAGGCGGTCAGGATTCTGCGCCACGACGGCTTCGATTTCATTCGGCGAGAAGCCGCGCTCGCGCAGGATGCCGCGCAGGCGGTCGAGCATGAAGGTGGTGACATCGGCCACCGGATCCTTGAAGCCGGGGATGGCGGCAAATTGCGCTGCCGCGTCGGCCAGCAAGCCCTGGATCGACAGGGGCAGGCGTTTTTCCAGCAGCATGCGCAGCACGCCGAGGGCATGGCGGCGCAGCGCGAACGGGTCCTTGTCGCCCGTCGGCGCCAGGCCGATGGACCAGATGCCGACCAGGGTTTCGAGCTTGTCGGCCAGCGCCACGGCGGTGCCGGTGGCGGTGGTCGGCAGGCTGTCGCCGGCAAAGCGTGGCTGGTAGTGCTCGGAGGCGGCCAGCGCCACTTCCTCGGCTTCGCCGTCATGGCGCGCGTAATACGTGCCCATGATGCCTTGCAGCTCGGGGAATTCGCCCACCATGTCGGTCAGCAGGTCGGCCTTGGCCAGCAGGGCGCCGCGTTCGGCCAGGGCCACGTCGTAGTGCAATTTGGCGGCGATGGCGCCGGCCAGCGACTTGACGCGCTCCGTGCGTGCCGCCTGCGTGCCCAGCTTGTTGTGATAGACGACATTGGCCAGCAGCGGCAGGCGCGCTGCCAGCGTCTTCTTCTTGTCCTGCTCGAAGAAGAACTTGGCGTCCGACAGGCGCGGTCGCACCACGCGCTCGTTGCCGCCGATGATGTGCTCGGGCGTGTCCGTTGCGATGTTCGAGACGATCAGGAAGCGCGAGCGCAGCTTGCCGTCGCTGTCGGTCAGGGCGAAGTACTTCTGGTTCGTCTGCATGGTGAGGATCAGGCATTCCTGCGGCACGGCCAGGAATTCTTCCTCGAAGTGGCATTCATACACGACCGGCCATTCGACCAGGGCCGTCACTTCGTCGAGCAGCGCCTCGGGCATCAGCACCTGGTCGGCGCCGGCCTTGTCCAGCAACTGGGCGCGGATGCGCTCCTTGCGTTCCTCGTTGCTGGCGATG is a window of Janthinobacterium sp. 1_2014MBL_MicDiv DNA encoding:
- a CDS encoding lysophospholipid acyltransferase family protein, whose translation is MRNISLFLRSLLFMIIMIVATIVWACVCFFAAPLSYNKRYWVTSRWNVFILWCAKVICGIRYEVKGAENFPDAPAIVLSKHQSAWETIFLLPSLPRPLVYVFKKEILYIPFFGWAMALLRMIPIDRKQGKHAFKSVVAHGKRRLADGQWIIMFPEGTRIPVGQTGKYKSGGTRLAIATGAVVVPIAHNSGECWPKQSFLKRPGLITVSIGKPISPEGHTPDSMMQQVENWIESEMRVISPHAYNAG
- the gmhB gene encoding D-glycero-beta-D-manno-heptose 1,7-bisphosphate 7-phosphatase, with the protein product MGIPALKLIILDRDGVINHDSPDFIKSPAEWLPIPGSLEAIARLNQAGYRVVIASNQSGIAREYFDMTVLNAIHQKMHTLAQQVGADIDAIFFCPHAGADNCDCRKPKPGMFHEISQRYNTSLKGVPTVGDSLRDLQAGFISGCTPYLVLTGKGEKTNETGGLPPGTQVFPDLAAVVGHLLKAPVVPAPTVAFSI
- the glyS gene encoding glycine--tRNA ligase subunit beta produces the protein MNQTLLIELLTEELPPKALAKLGAAFAAGIVNGLKSRDFLEADSVATSYASPRRLAVSITNVREVSPDKSIREKVLPVSVALDANGNGTPPLAKKLAALGFPELTLAELERAVDGKAESFFYTYTAPGSQLATGAQAALTEAAAKLPIPKLMSYQRPDGTTVQFVRPAHSLIALHGINVLPLTLLGLAAGRTTLGHRFLTDGAPITIAHAENYAASLILNASVIASNEERKERIRAQLLDKAGADQVLMPEALLDEVTALVEWPVVYECHFEEEFLAVPQECLILTMQTNQKYFALTDSDGKLRSRFLIVSNIATDTPEHIIGGNERVVRPRLSDAKFFFEQDKKKTLAARLPLLANVVYHNKLGTQAARTERVKSLAGAIAAKLHYDVALAERGALLAKADLLTDMVGEFPELQGIMGTYYARHDGEAEEVALAASEHYQPRFAGDSLPTTATGTAVALADKLETLVGIWSIGLAPTGDKDPFALRRHALGVLRMLLEKRLPLSIQGLLADAAAQFAAIPGFKDPVADVTTFMLDRLRGILRERGFSPNEIEAVVAQNPDRLDDIVQRLEAVQAFAALPESASLAAANKRITNILKKNEEAVSQVAAGGVNVALLQDEAEKKLAAAVSRVQPEIDAAFAKGDFAGTLQTLAQLRDDVDGFFNDVMVMAEDVALRNNRLALLSSLHGMMNRVADISKLAA